The following are encoded in a window of Sphaerisporangium siamense genomic DNA:
- a CDS encoding alpha-hydroxy acid oxidase, whose product MKSVRGPVNVREFEHAARDALDPVFYDYFASGAQDEVTTAANEAAFRRLCLVPRVLRGLGPPGLETTVLGHRTSMPLLMAPTAFHRLAHPDAERATARAAAGAGVIMIAAMLSTTAIEEVAGEARKVDENAALWFQLYVQPDLGFTEAVVRRAEAAGCTALVVTVDSPALGRNERGDRNGFHDLPPGMRCENLREIGGDVRGVVLSPEISWRHLDWLRGVTGLPIVLKGVLHPEDARLAVRRGVDGLIVSNHGGRQLDTVPASIDRLPVIADAVGGEIPLVLDGGVRRGTDVVKALALGASAAAVGRPVLWGLAADGEEGVARVLSLLRAELVNALTLCGCDSPLSVPRDLVVEGGGR is encoded by the coding sequence GTGAAGTCTGTCAGAGGACCTGTCAACGTCCGGGAGTTCGAGCACGCCGCGCGCGACGCGCTCGACCCCGTCTTCTACGACTACTTCGCCTCCGGGGCGCAGGACGAGGTGACGACGGCCGCCAACGAGGCCGCGTTCCGCCGGCTGTGCCTGGTGCCGCGCGTGCTGCGCGGCCTCGGCCCGCCGGGTCTGGAGACGACCGTGCTCGGCCACCGGACGTCCATGCCCCTGCTGATGGCGCCGACCGCCTTCCACCGGCTCGCGCACCCCGACGCCGAACGGGCCACCGCGCGCGCCGCCGCCGGGGCCGGCGTCATCATGATCGCCGCGATGCTGTCCACGACCGCGATCGAGGAGGTCGCCGGCGAGGCGCGCAAGGTGGACGAGAACGCCGCCCTGTGGTTCCAGCTCTACGTGCAGCCCGACCTCGGCTTCACCGAGGCCGTCGTGCGGCGGGCCGAGGCCGCGGGGTGCACGGCGCTCGTCGTCACCGTCGACTCCCCCGCGCTCGGACGCAACGAGCGCGGCGACCGCAACGGCTTCCACGACCTGCCGCCCGGCATGCGCTGCGAGAACCTGCGCGAGATCGGCGGTGACGTGCGCGGCGTCGTGCTGTCCCCGGAGATCTCCTGGCGCCACCTGGACTGGCTGCGCGGCGTGACCGGCCTGCCGATCGTGCTGAAGGGCGTGCTGCACCCCGAGGACGCCCGGCTCGCCGTGCGGCGGGGAGTGGACGGGCTGATCGTCTCCAACCACGGCGGGCGGCAGCTCGACACCGTGCCCGCCTCGATCGACCGGCTGCCGGTCATCGCCGACGCGGTGGGCGGGGAGATCCCGCTCGTGCTGGACGGCGGGGTGCGGCGCGGCACCGACGTCGTCAAGGCGCTGGCCCTCGGCGCGAGCGCCGCGGCCGTCGGCCGTCCCGTCCTGTGGGGGCTCGCGGCGGACGGCGAGGAGGGCGTGGCTCGCGTCCTGTCCCTGCTGCGCGCCGAGCTGGTCAACGCGCTCACCCTGTGCGGGTGCGACTCTCCCCTGTCGGTTCCCCGTGATCTCGTCGTGGAAGGTGGTGGCCGATGA
- a CDS encoding SgcJ/EcaC family oxidoreductase: MDIRRHTRRTVRLALIGGLGATLVTSAPPTAAVTPDATGPAASHLPSAPQDPDQLALRRVWERQAEAWARGDAVAYARVYTPDADLVNIKGEHLHDRRIIAARLQHYFDHDLKNTRILRLDERVRKLSPTTAIIVRRDCVLYGGETACRPDRLSINTSVVVKKAGQWLVTSFHNTLVQDQGAAATPLSAGTHFDTTQ; this comes from the coding sequence ATGGACATTCGTCGACACACCAGGAGAACGGTCCGTCTGGCGCTCATCGGCGGCCTCGGGGCCACACTCGTCACCTCCGCGCCGCCGACGGCCGCGGTGACACCGGACGCGACGGGTCCCGCCGCCTCCCACCTGCCGTCCGCCCCGCAGGACCCCGACCAGCTCGCGCTACGACGCGTCTGGGAGCGCCAGGCCGAGGCCTGGGCGCGGGGCGACGCCGTCGCCTACGCGAGGGTCTACACCCCGGACGCCGACCTGGTGAACATCAAGGGCGAGCACCTGCACGACCGTCGCATCATCGCCGCGCGGCTCCAGCACTACTTCGACCACGACCTCAAGAACACCCGCATCCTGCGGCTGGACGAACGGGTGCGCAAGCTCTCCCCGACCACCGCGATCATCGTGCGCAGGGACTGCGTCCTGTACGGCGGCGAGACGGCCTGCCGTCCGGACCGCCTCTCGATCAACACCAGCGTCGTCGTCAAGAAGGCGGGCCAGTGGCTGGTCACGTCCTTCCACAACACGCTCGTCCAGGACCAGGGCGCCGCGGCCACGCCGCTGAGCGCCGGCACCCACTTCGACACCACGCAATGA
- a CDS encoding RNA polymerase sigma factor, translating to MALSDEALVAGMASGDADAAAAFVRRFQARVLGMARSVVGDPDLAEEVAQEAFVRVWLRAAGYDPHRAPAAAWVLTITRNLAVDAARRRRRTEPELLPCPLAPPAPPVPDDAAGDGLAAALRALPPEQSRPIVLSAVYGLTAKEIAEWDGLPLGTVKTRIRLGLAKLRDRLG from the coding sequence ATGGCGCTCTCGGATGAGGCACTCGTCGCGGGCATGGCCTCGGGCGACGCGGACGCCGCCGCGGCGTTCGTCCGGCGGTTCCAGGCGCGCGTCCTCGGCATGGCGAGGAGCGTGGTCGGCGACCCGGACCTGGCCGAGGAGGTCGCCCAGGAGGCGTTCGTGCGCGTGTGGCTGCGCGCGGCCGGCTACGACCCGCACCGGGCCCCGGCCGCGGCCTGGGTCCTCACCATCACGCGCAACCTCGCCGTGGACGCCGCCCGCCGCCGGCGGCGGACCGAGCCGGAACTCCTGCCCTGCCCGCTCGCGCCGCCCGCGCCCCCCGTCCCGGACGACGCCGCGGGGGACGGCCTCGCCGCGGCGCTGCGGGCGCTGCCGCCCGAGCAGAGCCGCCCCATCGTCCTGTCGGCGGTCTACGGCCTCACCGCCAAGGAGATAGCCGAGTGGGACGGCCTCCCCCTGGGCACGGTGAAGACGCGCATCCGCCTCGGGCTCGCCAAGCTCAGGGACAGGCTCGGCTGA
- a CDS encoding SgcJ/EcaC family oxidoreductase gives MRRPTHAVLAAALGLGAALMPASAAVADPAPQAGPSDADRAALAQLWERQAGAWARGDGHAYGATYTADADFVNVTGEHIHTGREIGTRFQRYLGAQLKNSRIITLEEKIQMLSPTLAYIIRKGCVFFAKETSCHPNTLSWNTSVVVKDSGRWLVRSFHNTLVNPPR, from the coding sequence ATGAGGCGACCGACCCACGCCGTCCTCGCGGCCGCCCTGGGGCTCGGCGCCGCGCTCATGCCCGCCTCCGCGGCCGTCGCGGACCCGGCGCCCCAGGCGGGCCCGAGCGACGCCGACCGCGCCGCGCTGGCCCAGCTCTGGGAACGCCAGGCCGGGGCGTGGGCGCGCGGGGACGGGCACGCGTACGGTGCGACGTACACGGCGGACGCCGACTTCGTGAACGTCACCGGCGAGCACATCCACACCGGCCGCGAGATCGGGACCCGCTTCCAGCGCTACCTCGGCGCCCAGCTCAAGAACAGCCGCATCATCACGCTGGAAGAGAAGATCCAGATGCTGTCCCCCACGCTGGCCTACATCATCAGGAAGGGCTGCGTCTTCTTCGCCAAGGAGACGAGCTGCCACCCCAACACGCTGTCGTGGAACACGAGCGTCGTCGTCAAGGACTCCGGCCGGTGGCTGGTGCGGTCCTTCCACAACACGCTGGTCAATCCGCCGAGGTGA
- a CDS encoding SDR family oxidoreductase, protein MGDPHGPDGRRAPGVTGGGRDRPVTALVTGANQGIGREIAARLAGLGMTVLLGARDPRKGEEAARDLRAAGGEVRAVQLDVTDGVSIKSAAQYVGERFGVLDVLVNNAGILGDSVGQAPGTAELDVVRQVFETNVFGVIGVTTAMIPYLLRSPAGRVVNVTSGLGSLTLMSDPEGVFGGRPASVAYVPSKTALNSLTVQYARELRPHGILVNAADPGLCATAFTHGVPGLTRTAADGAAIAVRLATLPDNGPTGGCFGEHGPIPW, encoded by the coding sequence GTGGGTGACCCGCACGGCCCGGACGGCCGCCGCGCCCCGGGCGTGACCGGCGGCGGCCGGGACCGCCCGGTGACGGCGCTGGTCACGGGCGCGAACCAGGGCATCGGCCGCGAGATCGCCGCCCGGCTCGCCGGGCTCGGCATGACCGTCCTGCTCGGCGCGCGCGACCCGCGCAAGGGCGAGGAGGCGGCGCGGGACCTGCGCGCGGCCGGCGGCGAGGTGCGCGCGGTCCAGCTCGACGTCACCGACGGGGTGTCGATCAAGAGCGCGGCCCAGTACGTCGGCGAACGGTTCGGCGTGCTGGACGTGCTGGTCAACAACGCCGGCATCCTCGGCGACAGCGTCGGGCAGGCGCCGGGCACGGCCGAGCTGGACGTCGTCAGGCAGGTCTTCGAGACCAACGTCTTCGGCGTGATCGGCGTGACCACCGCGATGATCCCGTACCTGCTGCGCTCGCCCGCGGGACGCGTCGTCAACGTCACGAGCGGCCTCGGGTCGCTGACGCTGATGAGCGACCCCGAGGGCGTGTTCGGCGGGCGCCCCGCCTCGGTGGCCTACGTGCCGTCCAAGACCGCGCTCAACTCGCTGACCGTCCAGTACGCCAGGGAGCTGCGCCCGCACGGGATCCTGGTCAACGCGGCCGACCCGGGCCTGTGCGCGACCGCCTTCACCCACGGCGTCCCCGGCCTCACCCGCACCGCCGCCGACGGCGCCGCGATCGCCGTACGCCTGGCCACCCTCCCCGACAACGGCCCCACCGGCGGCTGCTTCGGCGAACACGGCCCCATCCCGTGGTGA
- a CDS encoding sulfotransferase family protein produces the protein MKVIGVGVGRTGTLSLKAALETLGFGPCFHGRHVLDHPDRLPLWEAAARGEAVDWSAVFAGYESSVDWPGAAFWRELTAAFPAAKVILTVREPGGWYESVARTIYPMFGTSSDPRAREALSVVPGMEVFTRFHRRMIWDGFFRGGFADRERAIAVYEEHNAAVRAEVPAERLLVCEPGSGWAPLCAFLGVPVPDQEYPHLNDPGRFWGRVEARMAESRRHL, from the coding sequence ATGAAGGTCATCGGCGTGGGTGTGGGACGCACCGGCACCCTGTCCCTGAAGGCGGCCCTGGAGACGTTGGGCTTCGGGCCGTGCTTCCACGGGCGGCACGTCCTGGACCACCCCGACCGGCTGCCCCTGTGGGAGGCCGCGGCCCGCGGCGAGGCCGTCGACTGGTCCGCCGTCTTCGCGGGCTACGAGTCCAGCGTGGACTGGCCGGGCGCGGCGTTCTGGCGCGAGCTGACCGCCGCGTTCCCGGCCGCCAAGGTCATCCTGACCGTGCGCGAGCCGGGCGGATGGTACGAGAGCGTCGCGCGCACGATCTACCCGATGTTCGGCACCTCCTCCGACCCCCGGGCGCGCGAGGCGCTGAGCGTCGTCCCCGGCATGGAGGTGTTCACGCGGTTCCACCGGCGCATGATCTGGGACGGCTTCTTCCGCGGCGGGTTCGCCGACCGCGAGCGCGCCATCGCCGTCTACGAGGAGCACAACGCCGCCGTCCGCGCCGAGGTGCCCGCCGAGCGGCTGCTCGTCTGCGAGCCCGGCTCGGGGTGGGCGCCGCTGTGCGCGTTCCTCGGCGTGCCGGTGCCGGACCAGGAGTACCCGCACCTGAACGACCCCGGCAGGTTCTGGGGGCGGGTGGAGGCGAGGATGGCCGAGTCCAGGCGGCACTTATGA
- a CDS encoding NAD(P)-dependent oxidoreductase produces MQIAVLGMGNMGRAVARRLIDHGTEITVWNRTPGKAAELVQAGATEASTPAEAAKSADAVLMSLADDRAVLDVAGRLADATQAGDGAPVLVDMSTVSPQTSRLLRDAEPGRGFVAAPIIGAPQTIAHGRATALVAGERRLVDRLEPALSQIFHAHTYCGEDPGAATTFKLLNNYLLISAMAVVAEVVAAAEAAGLDTELLRGELHQWPTVPPAILNRIDDTVGGDHHGWFSTRLGAKDVRLVAEVAESNGLTLPIARLVEKRFEEAARHTSAEADIAAVVELVRAERGPHPAGAVRG; encoded by the coding sequence ATGCAGATAGCAGTCCTGGGAATGGGGAACATGGGCCGGGCGGTGGCCCGGCGGCTCATCGACCACGGAACCGAGATCACCGTCTGGAACCGGACACCGGGCAAGGCGGCCGAGCTGGTGCAGGCGGGCGCGACCGAGGCGTCCACACCCGCGGAGGCCGCCAAGAGCGCCGACGCGGTGCTGATGTCCCTCGCCGACGACCGCGCCGTCCTCGACGTCGCGGGACGGCTCGCCGACGCCACACAGGCGGGTGACGGGGCCCCCGTCCTCGTCGACATGAGCACCGTCTCCCCGCAGACCTCTCGCCTGCTCAGGGACGCGGAGCCCGGCCGCGGGTTCGTGGCCGCCCCGATCATCGGAGCCCCCCAGACCATCGCGCACGGCCGGGCGACCGCCCTCGTCGCGGGCGAACGGCGCCTCGTCGACCGGCTGGAGCCGGCGCTGTCCCAGATCTTCCACGCCCACACCTACTGCGGCGAGGACCCCGGCGCGGCGACCACCTTCAAGCTGCTCAACAACTACCTGCTCATCTCGGCCATGGCCGTCGTCGCCGAGGTGGTCGCCGCCGCCGAGGCCGCCGGGCTCGACACCGAGCTGCTGCGCGGCGAGCTCCACCAGTGGCCCACCGTCCCGCCCGCCATCCTCAACCGCATCGACGACACGGTCGGCGGCGACCACCACGGCTGGTTCAGCACGCGGCTCGGCGCCAAGGACGTGCGGCTCGTCGCCGAGGTGGCGGAGTCGAACGGGCTGACCCTGCCCATCGCGCGCCTCGTCGAGAAGCGGTTCGAGGAGGCGGCGCGCCACACCTCGGCCGAGGCCGACATCGCGGCCGTCGTGGAACTGGTCCGCGCGGAACGCGGCCCCCACCCGGCGGGCGCGGTCCGTGGGTGA